The following coding sequences lie in one Candidatus Dormiibacterota bacterium genomic window:
- a CDS encoding ATP-binding protein — translation DFEHEGSLTGLWHFEADDALNALPARPRFIQYLRESAAQGSDFDGASSIFGELVANVVQHAPGPIWIDFAWRVDGEGRLNVRDTGPAFTYTPHLPQRLAENGRGLYVVTLLAQALSIAHDGNGSTATVALPIWLEASSSRRTSTR, via the coding sequence GGATTTCGAACATGAGGGCAGCCTCACCGGACTCTGGCACTTCGAAGCCGACGATGCGCTCAACGCGTTGCCCGCGCGTCCGCGGTTTATCCAGTATTTGAGAGAGTCTGCCGCGCAAGGCTCGGATTTCGACGGCGCGTCATCGATTTTCGGGGAGCTCGTCGCAAACGTCGTACAACACGCACCCGGCCCGATCTGGATCGACTTCGCGTGGCGAGTCGACGGAGAGGGGCGGCTCAACGTGCGAGACACCGGGCCTGCATTCACCTATACGCCGCATTTGCCGCAGCGGCTCGCCGAGAACGGGAGGGGTCTCTACGTCGTTACGCTCCTCGCGCAGGCGCTCTCGATCGCGCATGACGGCAACGGTTCCACAGCAACCGTGGCCTTGCCGATATGGCTTGAAGCGTCATCGAGCAGAAGAACCAGTACGCGGTAA